TCGCGGTACGCGCCGAGCTGGACGGTTCCGTGAAGCAGCCGGAGCGCCTGCTGCGCGGCGGCGAGGTCGTCGTCACGCGGATGACCTACCGCGACGCGGTGCTGGGCGAGCCGCTGACCTCGCTGGACGCGAGGCTGACGCTGGCTCCCGACGCGGTGACGATCGCGAACTGCGTCGCCCGCTTCGGCCGCAGCGACGTGTCCCTGACCGGCCGCCTCGCCGACCCCTTCGCGGCCCTCGCCGACGACCCGGCGCGCCGGCCCGTGCTGACCTTCGCCGCTCACGCGCGGCGCTTCGACATCGACCGGGTCTTCCCGGCCTCCAGTCCGGCCTGGGCGAAGCGGGGATCGGCGGCGGCCGCTCCCGCGCCGCGGGATTCGCTGACCGCCCGCCTGCCGGACCTGCGGGGCACGGGCACGCTACGCGCGGACTCGCTGCTGTACGGCGGGGTCGCCTTCACCGGCGTGACCGGCGCCGCGCGCCTCGTCGACCGCCGGATCGAGGTCTCCGACGTGAAGGCCGACGCCTACACCGGCAAGGTGACCGGCAGCACGACCGTGGACCTGAACGACCTGAACCGGCCGACCTTCGGCGGCCGCTTCGCGGCGACCCGCATCGAGGCCGACGACTTCCTGTCGCGCTTCACGCCGCTGAAAGGGCTGCTGTTCGGCAAGTTCGACCTGACGGGGACCTACGGCGCCGCCGGCCGCGACGGCGCGACGGTGCGCAACTCGCTGACCCTGGACGCGGGCGCGAAGATGGACGAGGGGCGCGTCGTGACCAGCGGGCCGGTGCACGCGGCGCTCTCGGCGCTGGCGACGAAGGCGGGCAGCTCCTTTGCTCAGAACCAGACCCTGCGCACGCTCGCCGCCCACGTCGTGGTGCGCGACGGCCGCGTCGGCCTGGACACGCTCGCCACGCGGCTGGGCGACCTCGGCGAGCTGGTTTTCGGCGGCGGCTACGCCTTCACCGGCGAGCTGGACGCCGCGGGCGGGCTGCTGCTGAGCGAGGACCTGTCGCGCAAGCTGCGCAATCCGGGCGGCGTGGTCGGCAGGGTCACCGACCTGCTGGGCGGCGGCGGCGGCGGCGCGCCGGTCGCGCGCTTGGTGGTGCCGCTGCGGGTCGGCGGCACGCTGACGCAGCCCTCGGTCGAGCTGGACGCCGCGGCGGCCCTGAAGGACGTCGCGGGCGGGGCGGCCGCGCAGGCCACGCAGGGCGCCCGCGCGCAGCTGCGGCGCCTGCTGGGTTCCGGCAAATAACTCGCTGCGGCGCAATCCTTTGAAAACAATTGACCTGCGCCTGATTGACGGCGCCGGGACCGCGGTGCTAGCCTCCAACTGAACAACCGATTTCTATGAAGGGAGGTGGCCAGGACAACTCGATCCCGTCGCGGGTCCGCGACGGGACGCTGGAGGGCGCCCTGTCGTCGACGACCCGCTTCGCCCGACCCGTCCCCGCGGACGGGACGCAACCGGAGAAGGGGGTATCCCGATGCGTCTTCGCAACACGCTGCTGGCGACCGTCGCGTTCGCGACCCTCGCCGTCGCCGCCGCCCAGGCGGACGACTTCAACCCGCCGCCCTGGCGCGACGGCCCGCTGACCGTCGCCGCGGAGTGGGAGTTCATCGGCCAGGACCTCTACGACATGCCGCCCGACTACCTGAACACCGTCGGCGACGGCATTCACGTGTTCAACCCCGGCTGCTTCACCCACGCCCACTTCGAGAACTGCTTCTGGCAGCCGGACCCGGCGAACCCGGCCGACGGCCGCGTCTTCACGACCGACGCGCCCGGCCGCATCCTGTTCTTCCTGTGCAACTGGATCGACTACTACCCCTACAAGTACATCTGGGTGCAGATCACCTACGGCGGGATGGGGACGCCCTTCGTCCAGGAGGTCATCGCGCCCAACCCCGGCACCAACGAGTGGCCCAATCCGCTGTACGGCCAGCACGTCGAGTCCGGCGGCGTTCCGGGGTTCGCCACCGAGTACTGGTACCTGTCGTTCAACCCCGACCGCGAGTACGTCAACGTGATCCTGCCGCCGAACACCTGGATCGACCAGGTGTGGATCGACACGATCTCGACGTTCGTGATCTCCGCCGAGGACATGAGCTGGGGCGGGATCAAGTCGCTGTACAAGTGACGCCGCCTGCGCCCGGCGCGAAGAAGGGAGCCCCGCGGGGGGCTCCCTTCGCGTTCCCGCCGCAGCGGCCGCTCAGATCTGGAAGAGGTACTGCAGCTTCATGAAGTACTGGCGGTCGGTCAGCCGCCAGTCGCGCACGCCGTCGTGCTCGGGGTCGAGCGGCGCGTAGTCGCGGGTCGAGCCGACGTAGAAGATGCTGAAGGGGTTGAGGCGGTAGGTGACCAGCGGGTCGGCCTCCCACGTCTCGTCGAAGTCGTCGTACTGGAGCACCAGGCGCAACGACAGCT
The genomic region above belongs to bacterium and contains:
- a CDS encoding AsmA family protein — its product is MNASPKRLLLVIAGSLVLLVAGLLIFFPVGRVKTLAASRASAALGREVAIDDARLSLRGGLGVRLQGLRVGNPPGFGGEPLAAVEAVDLRLRLLPLLRGRVEADRLVVTGPVLDLRRRADGADNFTFASPAAGTGGGGNGGDNKPPAITLDRVTIVGGRLAFADEAAGAGVRLAGLKLEASLATDATGRSVARGELGADSLLVDVTAPLPALPVSLRFDLAYDRAAALLTLAESALSAGPLRFKLSGDVARGDGDVTAHGRLVSDRITAADLLGLLPADRREALAAYRLAGDVVVEADASLEPGRAPAYAATAALTDLVMSGGELPGELRVASARADLRPDSLHVAVTKASFGGRPLQGDFSVTRFAEPRLRGSVSGEVDLAYVQPFLPPGRGAAIAGVLAVRAELDGSVKQPERLLRGGEVVVTRMTYRDAVLGEPLTSLDARLTLAPDAVTIANCVARFGRSDVSLTGRLADPFAALADDPARRPVLTFAAHARRFDIDRVFPASSPAWAKRGSAAAAPAPRDSLTARLPDLRGTGTLRADSLLYGGVAFTGVTGAARLVDRRIEVSDVKADAYTGKVTGSTTVDLNDLNRPTFGGRFAATRIEADDFLSRFTPLKGLLFGKFDLTGTYGAAGRDGATVRNSLTLDAGAKMDEGRVVTSGPVHAALSALATKAGSSFAQNQTLRTLAAHVVVRDGRVGLDTLATRLGDLGELVFGGGYAFTGELDAAGGLLLSEDLSRKLRNPGGVVGRVTDLLGGGGGGAPVARLVVPLRVGGTLTQPSVELDAAAALKDVAGGAAAQATQGARAQLRRLLGSGK